The following proteins come from a genomic window of Alicyclobacillus dauci:
- the fabI gene encoding enoyl-ACP reductase FabI, which yields MDPLTLLNNKTIVIMGVANKRSIGWGVALAAARQGANLIFTYRSDRAGEQIQKLLQDSLPDSEAQVIHCDVTDDASVESAFAEIGQSVDHIDGLVHSIAHANVEDLQGEFVATSREGFLLAQNISAYSLVAVSRAARPLFKQGGSIVAMSYLGAERAIENYNVMGVAKASLESTVRYLAADLGKDQVRVNAISAGPIRTLAAKGVRGFNDVLHAVEEKAPLRRNVDAEEVGDVTSFFLSDLSRGITGEVMHVDAGFHIVGM from the coding sequence ATCGATCCGTTGACACTACTGAATAACAAGACAATTGTCATCATGGGTGTTGCAAATAAGCGAAGCATCGGCTGGGGTGTTGCTCTCGCGGCAGCTCGTCAAGGAGCCAATTTGATTTTTACATACCGCAGCGACAGAGCCGGCGAGCAAATTCAGAAATTGCTGCAGGACAGCCTACCGGATAGTGAAGCGCAAGTGATTCACTGCGACGTGACCGATGACGCATCCGTTGAGTCGGCGTTTGCCGAAATTGGACAATCTGTCGATCACATCGATGGCCTCGTTCACTCCATCGCCCACGCGAACGTCGAGGACCTACAAGGTGAATTTGTCGCAACATCTCGAGAGGGATTTTTGCTGGCGCAAAACATCAGCGCCTACTCGCTCGTGGCGGTTTCTCGCGCTGCCCGCCCACTGTTTAAGCAAGGCGGCAGCATTGTCGCCATGAGTTACTTAGGGGCCGAGCGCGCTATCGAAAACTACAATGTCATGGGTGTTGCGAAAGCGTCATTGGAATCGACGGTTCGCTATCTCGCCGCAGATTTGGGCAAGGACCAAGTGCGCGTCAACGCCATCTCCGCGGGACCAATTCGTACGCTTGCAGCAAAAGGCGTTCGCGGATTCAACGACGTGCTGCACGCTGTGGAGGAAAAAGCGCCTCTGCGCCGCAACGTCGATGCAGAGGAAGTCGGGGATGTAACCTCGTTTTTCCTGAGCGATCTCAGCCGCGGCATCACAGGCGAGGTCATGCATGTCGACGCCGGTTTTCACATTGTCGGAATGTGA
- a CDS encoding superoxide dismutase — protein MAHELPALPYAFDALEPHIDALTMEIHHDRHHATYVNNLNKAIEGTALASKSIEDLISDLNSVPENIRTAVRNNGGGHANHSLFWEILSPNGGGQPTGKIAEAINSAFGSFDKFKEEFAAAATGRFGSGWAWLVVDGGKLAITSTPNQDNPLMDGKKPVLGLDVWEHAYYLKYQNKRPDYIGAFWNVVNWNEVNKRYEAAL, from the coding sequence ATGGCACATGAATTGCCAGCATTACCGTATGCATTCGATGCACTCGAACCTCACATCGACGCGTTGACCATGGAAATTCACCATGACCGTCACCACGCTACGTATGTTAACAACCTCAACAAAGCGATTGAAGGTACCGCTCTCGCGTCAAAGAGCATTGAAGACCTCATCAGCGATCTCAACTCTGTTCCCGAGAATATCCGCACGGCTGTTCGCAACAACGGTGGTGGCCATGCAAACCATAGCCTGTTCTGGGAAATCCTCAGCCCAAATGGCGGTGGCCAACCGACCGGCAAAATCGCCGAGGCAATCAACAGTGCATTCGGTAGTTTTGATAAGTTCAAAGAAGAATTCGCGGCAGCTGCAACAGGCCGTTTTGGCAGTGGTTGGGCATGGCTGGTTGTCGACGGCGGCAAGCTCGCCATCACCAGCACACCAAACCAAGACAATCCGCTCATGGACGGGAAAAAGCCTGTTCTCGGGCTGGATGTTTGGGAGCACGCATACTACCTCAAATACCAAAACAAGCGTCCAGATTACATTGGTGCATTCTGGAACGTCGTCAATTGGAACGAAGTCAACAAACGCTACGAAGCAGCTCTCTAA
- a CDS encoding serine-rich family protein translates to MAKRSPGRLHWAVHKIIIPTTVVTSSVAILTASYFYHENQLRAQLLSENTSATFAQIGLDSNQQTDIEHHAPPGSASTATVRSAKSKQDHNSSTPSTATKHEFTSSETPGKSMTGSHTDKKPTPSHKQAPGSGAHVSWGTVQEISTEQVQSTAVQSIVTQYGHNPQTSGLAGNLTSVNGGSLTIPSSVDQQRLLATSLNQGVIWAVVSPTTVASDGTRGPALSTTDLYYTPFPSEGAARLTTGAILIGQVPITTENADQLGTAWTHVTNQQGMVPTSNSTDVRADASGSTLSNSQTSSQTASTGNASLQATSTSATGSVGTTRPRQRQIPPQR, encoded by the coding sequence GTGGCGAAACGATCCCCAGGGCGACTGCACTGGGCAGTGCACAAAATTATCATCCCGACGACTGTCGTAACTTCCTCCGTTGCCATTCTTACAGCATCTTATTTTTACCATGAAAACCAATTGAGAGCACAGTTACTCAGTGAAAACACCAGTGCGACATTTGCGCAAATCGGACTAGACTCAAACCAGCAAACGGACATCGAGCATCACGCCCCGCCCGGTTCAGCTTCCACTGCAACTGTGCGGTCAGCAAAGTCGAAACAGGACCACAATTCATCTACACCATCGACCGCCACAAAGCACGAATTTACGTCTTCGGAAACGCCTGGAAAAAGTATGACAGGATCACACACTGACAAGAAGCCGACACCGTCCCACAAGCAAGCACCTGGAAGCGGGGCCCACGTTTCATGGGGAACAGTACAGGAAATTTCCACTGAACAAGTCCAGAGTACGGCTGTTCAGTCGATTGTGACGCAATACGGCCATAATCCTCAAACATCGGGGCTCGCCGGAAACCTAACCAGCGTGAATGGCGGCTCATTAACCATTCCGAGTTCCGTGGACCAGCAACGTTTGTTGGCGACGTCCCTCAATCAAGGTGTGATTTGGGCAGTTGTATCACCCACGACCGTGGCAAGCGATGGTACACGTGGGCCTGCCCTGTCAACGACAGATTTGTACTATACACCATTTCCTTCCGAGGGGGCAGCCCGTTTGACGACAGGCGCCATTCTCATCGGACAAGTTCCCATCACAACGGAGAATGCCGATCAGTTGGGAACTGCGTGGACTCATGTCACGAACCAACAGGGCATGGTTCCGACCAGTAATTCAACAGATGTGAGGGCGGATGCGTCGGGATCGACCCTGTCAAATTCCCAGACAAGCAGCCAGACTGCGTCGACCGGAAACGCGAGTCTTCAGGCGACTTCGACAAGTGCCACGGGAAGCGTTGGGACAACCCGACCGCGTCAAAGACAAATACCACCACAGCGATGA
- the iadA gene encoding beta-aspartyl-peptidase, whose amino-acid sequence MSVLTLIKRAHVYNPKDMGLKDVLIGGRQILAIGDDLAIHGTLPAVNVVEADGLFLFPGLIDQHIHMAGGGGEGGFHYRTPEISLSHITTSGVTTAIGVLGTDGVTRTTRELLAKANGLDFEGVSTYIYCGAYQIPTRTITGMPRSDIVLIDKVIGVGEIAISDSRSSQPDEQEIAELASEAYVGGLLGGKAGVVHFHVGDDDSRLEILHAVVHKTQLPMSVFVPTHLNRNPGLLDASIEWGKIGGFVDITSGIRPDEHDDVSVKPSKAIRKLLDAGVDAANITMSSDSNGSSPIFDDKGKLVAMGIGNIATLWEETVDAIRVEGVPIETAVSIVTRHVARVLKLRYKGRVKPGYDADLILCDEAFKIQHVFCKGRHMVEDAKPLVFGTYEHASVPGSPQRRSESGNEDESRGRAMIDPDDDDDDNFPDRDERQAKSRRRRYCC is encoded by the coding sequence ATGTCCGTCTTAACCTTGATCAAACGAGCACATGTGTATAATCCGAAAGATATGGGCCTGAAAGACGTTCTCATTGGCGGCCGTCAAATTTTGGCCATCGGCGACGACCTTGCCATTCACGGAACCCTGCCTGCTGTCAACGTTGTGGAAGCTGACGGCCTATTTTTGTTTCCGGGTCTCATTGACCAGCACATCCACATGGCAGGCGGCGGCGGTGAGGGCGGTTTCCACTACCGGACACCTGAGATCTCGCTCAGTCACATCACCACATCAGGTGTGACCACTGCCATCGGCGTGCTGGGCACGGATGGCGTCACACGAACCACTAGGGAACTGCTCGCAAAGGCCAACGGACTGGATTTCGAAGGAGTCTCGACATACATATACTGTGGCGCGTATCAAATTCCAACGCGCACAATCACAGGGATGCCCCGATCCGACATTGTGTTGATTGATAAGGTGATTGGGGTGGGCGAGATCGCAATATCGGACTCCAGGTCGAGTCAGCCAGACGAGCAGGAGATCGCCGAGTTGGCATCGGAGGCATATGTGGGTGGCCTGCTAGGGGGAAAAGCAGGTGTCGTTCATTTCCACGTGGGTGATGACGATTCGCGCCTGGAAATCCTGCACGCGGTCGTTCACAAAACGCAACTACCGATGTCCGTGTTTGTTCCCACGCATCTGAATCGAAACCCAGGACTACTCGACGCATCCATCGAGTGGGGCAAAATCGGCGGATTCGTCGACATCACGTCAGGGATCCGACCGGACGAGCACGACGACGTGTCAGTCAAGCCCTCCAAAGCCATCCGCAAGTTGCTCGATGCAGGCGTGGATGCTGCCAATATCACGATGAGTTCAGACAGCAATGGATCGTCACCTATCTTTGACGACAAAGGTAAACTTGTTGCGATGGGTATCGGAAATATTGCGACGCTCTGGGAAGAAACAGTCGATGCGATAAGAGTTGAGGGGGTCCCCATTGAAACGGCCGTCAGTATCGTCACGCGGCACGTTGCCCGCGTCCTGAAACTGCGCTACAAAGGACGAGTCAAACCAGGATACGATGCGGATCTGATACTCTGCGACGAAGCGTTTAAAATTCAGCACGTTTTCTGTAAAGGTCGGCACATGGTTGAAGACGCCAAACCCTTGGTGTTTGGGACATACGAGCATGCAAGTGTCCCTGGATCGCCGCAACGTCGAAGTGAGTCTGGAAACGAGGATGAGAGTCGTGGCCGAGCCATGATCGATCCCGATGATGACGACGATGACAACTTTCCAGACAGGGACGAGCGCCAGGCCAAGTCACGCCGGAGACGCTATTGTTGCTAA
- the folE gene encoding GTP cyclohydrolase I FolE codes for MDIAKIEEAVRMILTAVGEDPNREGLLDTPSRVARMYQEIFSGLHSDPKEELSARFNVEHGEMVFVREIPFYSMCEHHLLPFYGHAHVAYLPHNNVVTGLSKLARLVDTVAKRPQVQERMTNQIADALAEELEAEGVMVVIDAEHLCMNMRGIKKPGSKTMTLAVRGRYESDLYMREEVLQLVRYQR; via the coding sequence ATGGACATCGCAAAAATTGAGGAAGCAGTGCGCATGATCCTAACCGCAGTCGGCGAGGATCCAAACCGCGAGGGACTTCTCGATACGCCAAGTCGTGTCGCGCGGATGTACCAAGAAATTTTTTCGGGACTACATAGTGATCCAAAAGAAGAACTGAGTGCACGGTTTAACGTTGAGCATGGGGAAATGGTCTTTGTTCGCGAAATTCCGTTTTATTCGATGTGCGAGCATCATCTTTTGCCATTTTATGGACATGCCCACGTCGCCTATTTACCGCACAACAATGTCGTGACAGGTCTTTCCAAGCTTGCGCGGTTAGTAGACACAGTTGCCAAGCGTCCACAGGTCCAAGAGCGGATGACCAATCAGATCGCCGACGCACTCGCTGAAGAACTCGAGGCGGAGGGGGTCATGGTCGTGATCGACGCCGAGCACCTTTGCATGAATATGCGTGGAATCAAGAAGCCGGGAAGTAAGACAATGACGTTGGCCGTGCGAGGACGATATGAGAGTGACTTGTACATGCGCGAGGAAGTTCTACAACTCGTTCGTTACCAACGATGA
- a CDS encoding SGNH/GDSL hydrolase family protein: MHFVTLGDSITYGEGASRPWRSYPNVLAALFNRSMHRARSYGDILAQPGWTSADLRSAVVNSGNAVLSTSSAIVIWVGGDDLAAGALAVTRGAGQPAQLIAACIRRYALNLGQLLLYVRRVSRAPVYVCTQYNPFPNSALAEQGISALNSATAQVARRAGVRCVDSAAWFAGRQRELIAGYRTGTLRDALRSPLPIHPSDAGHRVIAQGLYGVIAPNIHM; encoded by the coding sequence ATGCATTTCGTGACACTTGGCGATTCCATCACATATGGCGAAGGTGCAAGCCGCCCGTGGCGCTCCTACCCTAACGTATTAGCCGCCTTGTTTAACCGTTCCATGCATCGGGCGAGATCGTATGGGGATATTTTGGCGCAGCCAGGATGGACAAGTGCGGACCTCCGGAGTGCCGTAGTGAACAGTGGAAACGCGGTGTTATCCACGTCGAGTGCTATCGTCATCTGGGTGGGTGGCGATGATTTGGCAGCCGGTGCCCTTGCCGTCACACGAGGTGCCGGGCAACCTGCTCAACTGATTGCCGCGTGCATCCGTCGATACGCACTCAACCTTGGCCAACTCCTTCTCTACGTTCGACGTGTGAGTCGAGCACCCGTCTATGTGTGCACGCAGTACAATCCATTTCCCAATAGTGCCTTGGCCGAACAAGGGATCAGCGCGCTGAACAGTGCGACGGCGCAAGTGGCTCGTAGAGCCGGTGTGCGCTGCGTGGATTCTGCGGCGTGGTTCGCCGGTCGACAACGTGAATTGATTGCCGGGTACCGAACCGGCACCCTTCGCGATGCACTGCGGTCCCCTCTTCCGATTCATCCAAGTGACGCTGGACACCGAGTCATTGCCCAAGGTCTTTACGGGGTGATTGCACCAAACATCCACATGTGA
- a CDS encoding recombinase family protein: MRIAIYIRVSTGLQAAEGHSLDVQLEQCLSKVDEMGGDRQFVDVFREAGVSGEDMDRPELMRLLDLAKQGNISHVVVKHPDRLSRNVADKAIIVRELQKSNVSLVFVDVPDWDKTDEAHLLFNIIASIAEYELRQIRRRTLTGKLRAVRDGQLMPMGIDPYGYRYESGKLVVVEEEAAIVREIYRLYIQERLSLRAIAKRLDAIGAPTKTRQSMHWSHATVQRILSNEIYTGRYYYNRRITAKVRGVTSRGRTRHRRVKGWREAAEWIEIHVPNIIDEEWFELAKIRRHRTKRGGLQKRHHHLLQGRITCALCRRHWHAAAYESRGGNAYRFYRRPPERDATSEGCRYRCRALPAAELEEHVWACVVESLIRSRAWHSNWRDRQAQLMERAMQEEADLARQRQHLLKRRERLFNLYMNGDVGLDEYNARRADLETHLAAIERQMEESSERAQNLVNMSDDVINQLNDLLLESRSTPEVLPFDLRQRIVQALVTEILLNARGARVDVSLAGAISELSSL, translated from the coding sequence GTGCGAATAGCGATTTACATTCGGGTCTCAACGGGGCTTCAAGCAGCTGAGGGACACAGTTTGGACGTCCAACTCGAGCAATGTCTAAGCAAGGTTGACGAGATGGGGGGGGACAGACAGTTTGTCGACGTGTTTCGCGAGGCGGGTGTATCCGGTGAGGATATGGATAGACCGGAGCTGATGCGGCTTTTGGATCTCGCAAAGCAGGGCAATATCAGTCATGTCGTGGTGAAACATCCGGATCGGCTGTCAAGGAATGTAGCCGATAAAGCCATCATTGTTCGGGAACTCCAGAAATCCAATGTAAGTCTGGTCTTTGTCGATGTGCCCGATTGGGACAAAACGGATGAAGCCCATCTTTTATTCAACATTATCGCAAGTATCGCTGAATACGAACTGCGTCAAATTCGCAGGAGAACCTTGACCGGCAAGTTGCGTGCCGTGAGAGATGGTCAGCTGATGCCCATGGGGATCGATCCGTACGGCTATCGATATGAATCCGGCAAGCTTGTCGTCGTGGAAGAAGAGGCCGCCATTGTCCGGGAGATATATCGACTGTACATTCAGGAACGGCTCAGTTTGCGTGCTATCGCCAAACGACTCGACGCTATCGGGGCACCCACCAAAACCAGGCAGAGCATGCATTGGAGCCATGCCACGGTACAACGAATTCTGAGTAATGAGATATATACTGGACGGTACTACTATAATCGTCGGATCACCGCGAAAGTGAGGGGAGTGACCAGTCGAGGTAGAACGAGACATCGCCGAGTGAAAGGGTGGCGTGAAGCAGCGGAGTGGATTGAGATTCATGTCCCCAACATTATTGATGAAGAGTGGTTCGAACTGGCCAAGATAAGGCGCCATCGGACAAAACGCGGGGGGCTGCAGAAGCGTCATCATCATTTACTGCAAGGGAGGATCACATGCGCACTATGCCGCCGGCACTGGCATGCCGCTGCATATGAAAGTCGCGGAGGGAATGCGTACAGGTTTTATCGTCGGCCACCGGAGCGAGATGCAACGAGTGAGGGATGCAGATACCGCTGCCGTGCCCTGCCAGCGGCTGAGCTAGAAGAGCATGTGTGGGCTTGCGTTGTCGAGTCGCTCATACGATCACGGGCGTGGCATAGCAATTGGCGAGATCGGCAAGCTCAATTGATGGAACGAGCCATGCAGGAAGAAGCAGATTTAGCGCGACAGCGACAACATCTCTTAAAGCGTCGCGAGCGGTTATTCAATCTCTACATGAACGGAGACGTGGGATTGGATGAGTACAATGCGAGACGAGCGGACTTGGAAACGCACTTAGCGGCAATCGAGCGACAAATGGAAGAGTCCAGCGAACGGGCTCAGAATTTAGTGAACATGTCCGACGACGTGATCAACCAGTTAAACGACTTGCTGCTCGAATCCCGATCAACACCCGAAGTGCTTCCTTTTGACCTGAGGCAACGTATTGTGCAAGCACTGGTTACCGAAATTCTCCTGAACGCCCGTGGGGCACGAGTCGACGTCTCGCTGGCTGGTGCCATTTCCGAGCTGTCATCTTTGTGA
- a CDS encoding DedA family protein translates to MGFQHIMHQYGYFGVFMIIFIEAIGFPFPAETTLTLSGIEWTQHVFKLFPLWLAGCLGNIVGSTIAYFIGRLLGRPIVLYLGKYIGITAARLDRANEQFQKYELVVIVVAKFIAGIRILVPYLAGINRMKFWVFWPLNAVSAVLWSGAFIIAGHYIGEALHSPFIHRYMWPTIIVAAIIVAAVIYFEGRSRRRRKQLDREHAERVDGDSAQRRD, encoded by the coding sequence TTGGGCTTTCAGCACATCATGCACCAGTATGGCTACTTTGGCGTGTTCATGATCATCTTTATCGAGGCCATTGGATTTCCGTTTCCTGCGGAGACGACATTGACCTTGTCGGGAATTGAGTGGACACAGCATGTCTTCAAACTCTTCCCCCTTTGGTTAGCAGGGTGCTTGGGCAATATTGTCGGATCCACCATCGCATATTTTATCGGCCGACTTTTAGGAAGGCCGATTGTTCTGTATTTGGGGAAATATATTGGGATCACGGCAGCTCGACTGGATCGGGCAAATGAGCAGTTTCAGAAATACGAACTCGTCGTGATCGTGGTGGCGAAGTTCATAGCGGGAATTCGAATCCTGGTACCCTATTTGGCAGGCATAAACCGGATGAAGTTTTGGGTATTCTGGCCTCTCAACGCTGTGAGTGCAGTCCTATGGTCCGGTGCTTTCATTATCGCAGGTCACTATATAGGGGAAGCGCTCCACAGTCCCTTTATCCACCGATACATGTGGCCCACAATTATTGTAGCTGCCATTATTGTGGCTGCTGTGATTTACTTTGAAGGACGATCTCGCCGGCGCCGCAAGCAACTGGATCGGGAACATGCTGAGCGAGTGGATGGGGATTCGGCTCAGCGTCGCGATTAA
- a CDS encoding sigma-70 family RNA polymerase sigma factor: protein MDCVPVYNTKKFDSSGIDQDDLISIGTVGLIKAVDTYQPTKGTKFATYAARCIQNEILMQLRAQRKTRKDVSLYSPIGTDKEGNEITISDILWSDTDCTEDEVNKRMEISGMIKLLDVLDERERKVVELRFGLVDGREWTQNEVADTLEISRSYVSRLEKRALLKMFHQSYVGQERKKAYIYKRNQR, encoded by the coding sequence ATCGATTGTGTTCCCGTATATAATACCAAGAAATTTGATTCATCTGGCATCGACCAAGATGATTTGATTTCCATTGGTACCGTCGGATTAATTAAAGCCGTCGACACGTACCAGCCGACCAAAGGCACCAAATTTGCAACATACGCCGCCCGTTGCATCCAGAACGAGATATTGATGCAACTGCGTGCGCAACGAAAAACAAGGAAAGATGTATCGCTCTATAGTCCCATTGGAACGGACAAAGAAGGCAACGAGATAACTATATCAGATATTCTCTGGTCGGACACAGACTGTACGGAAGACGAAGTCAACAAACGCATGGAAATCAGCGGGATGATCAAGCTCTTGGATGTGCTCGATGAACGGGAGCGAAAGGTGGTCGAATTGCGTTTTGGGCTTGTAGACGGTCGCGAATGGACCCAAAATGAAGTAGCGGACACCTTGGAAATATCTCGTTCATATGTATCAAGGCTGGAAAAACGGGCACTTCTCAAGATGTTTCATCAGTCGTATGTCGGCCAAGAGCGCAAGAAGGCATATATTTACAAGCGAAATCAGCGTTAA
- a CDS encoding S1C family serine protease, whose translation MGRRWNEFDDWPSERRGKRFKGAVWPSVVAGLAVFYVFGIWTGAAIAHPRSSVVSYVPSPGNNNASQSSAASQGNSPLPGVADSNLVTNIYNQTKDSIFTITAVANQSGNSGAQEDIGTGFLINNQGDIATNAHVVGSAKTVDVTVGKTKYKGKVVSADQLDDLAIVHIDAPPSLKPLPLGTAKSLQPGNLVIAIGNPFELTASVSSGIVSGLNRSMSEQNNHVMNGMIQTDAPLNPGNSGGPLLNASGQVVGINTLIESPIEGSIGIGFAIPIDRLVALEQQLVSGKQIEHAWLGIEGMDIDSVMQNEMHLASDTGVYVTQVSKGGPAAKAGLRGDSNGSKLSSASQSDDPFKLLKGDGDIITGVDGQTVNTIEELTQVINGRQPGQVLDLTVLRNGSKTHVKVTLGTWPGQ comes from the coding sequence ATGGGGCGTCGCTGGAATGAGTTTGACGACTGGCCGAGTGAACGACGTGGCAAACGGTTTAAAGGCGCCGTTTGGCCAAGTGTGGTTGCCGGCTTAGCCGTTTTCTACGTGTTTGGCATCTGGACGGGCGCTGCCATCGCACATCCACGCTCAAGTGTTGTGAGCTATGTGCCTTCGCCCGGCAACAATAACGCAAGTCAATCGAGTGCCGCTTCGCAGGGCAACTCACCCTTGCCAGGTGTGGCCGACTCGAATTTGGTTACGAACATTTACAACCAGACGAAGGACAGCATTTTTACGATTACGGCTGTGGCCAACCAGAGTGGTAACAGTGGTGCGCAAGAGGATATCGGAACGGGCTTTCTCATCAACAATCAAGGCGATATTGCCACAAATGCGCATGTCGTTGGGAGTGCCAAGACGGTCGATGTGACAGTCGGCAAGACGAAGTACAAGGGTAAAGTGGTCAGCGCAGATCAGCTTGATGATTTGGCCATTGTTCACATCGATGCGCCGCCTTCACTAAAGCCATTGCCGCTAGGAACTGCCAAATCGCTTCAGCCAGGCAATCTCGTCATCGCAATAGGCAATCCTTTCGAACTCACAGCAAGTGTGAGTTCCGGAATTGTGAGTGGACTCAACCGTTCCATGTCCGAGCAAAACAACCATGTTATGAATGGGATGATTCAGACAGACGCGCCGCTGAATCCGGGTAACTCGGGCGGACCGTTGCTGAACGCAAGCGGTCAAGTCGTGGGTATCAATACGCTCATTGAAAGTCCCATTGAGGGGTCAATTGGAATTGGCTTCGCCATCCCGATTGATCGCTTGGTTGCCCTGGAGCAGCAGCTTGTATCCGGTAAACAAATAGAACACGCATGGCTTGGCATCGAGGGGATGGACATCGATAGTGTCATGCAGAACGAAATGCACCTCGCAAGTGACACCGGGGTTTATGTCACTCAAGTTTCCAAGGGTGGACCTGCGGCAAAAGCTGGTCTGCGAGGGGATAGCAACGGAAGTAAGCTAAGCAGTGCAAGCCAGTCGGACGATCCATTCAAGTTGCTCAAAGGCGACGGGGACATTATCACAGGTGTCGATGGTCAGACAGTCAACACCATTGAAGAGTTAACACAGGTGATCAATGGGCGGCAACCAGGACAAGTGTTGGATTTGACAGTTTTGCGCAACGGATCGAAAACACACGTGAAAGTAACCCTTGGCACCTGGCCTGGACAGTGA